A portion of the Polaribacter cellanae genome contains these proteins:
- a CDS encoding FtsB family cell division protein — protein sequence MILKNLKENKAVKILTNIFVLILIPFIIWMLFFDDNSYLVHRKFNNEIEDLENTISFYKTKIKEDKATIKKLEDSLQLERFAREKYLMKKENEDIYIIEFDTIKK from the coding sequence ATGATTTTAAAGAATTTAAAAGAAAATAAAGCCGTAAAAATTCTAACAAATATTTTTGTTTTAATTTTAATTCCGTTTATAATATGGATGCTTTTTTTTGATGACAATTCTTATTTAGTACATCGTAAATTTAATAACGAAATAGAAGATTTAGAAAACACCATCTCATTTTATAAAACAAAAATAAAGGAAGACAAAGCCACCATAAAAAAACTAGAAGATTCTTTACAATTAGAGCGTTTTGCAAGAGAAAAATACCTAATGAAAAAAGAAAATGAAGATATTTATATTATTGAATTCGATACCATAAAAAAATAA
- a CDS encoding methylmalonyl-CoA mutase subunit beta produces the protein MNTFLFDDFNGTSPVAWKQKIQVDLKGADYNETLLWKTNDGLTVKPFYTKEDRNNTAINLPKTGFKTCQTIFIEDEKTANTFALDALKRGATALQFVANYKFNFKVLLKDIQLKEIVVYFKFSFLNDFFIKEISEFVNSKTCYFQLDILGHFAESGNWFVNLKEDYKKSKNIITSTENSISVSGDLYQNSGANNIQQLAYTLAHANEYLNHFGASIASKIHFQFSVGGNYFHEIAKLRAFRLLWSALLNEYNVKEKKEIHLFVQPSLRNKTLYDYNVNMLRTTSECMSAILGGANTISNISYDAIYAKKNEFGERIGRNQLLILQEESGFKNAQNFADGAYYIESLTLQMAEKALVIFKQIEKGGGFLKQLKEGNIQKKIKQSALKEETQFAKNELVLLGTNLQANKQDIMKGNIEIDSFVKQRNIKTLIPPLIRKRISENHEKQRLKNEK, from the coding sequence ATGAACACATTTCTATTTGATGATTTTAACGGAACTTCGCCAGTTGCTTGGAAACAAAAAATTCAGGTAGACTTAAAAGGTGCAGATTATAACGAAACATTATTGTGGAAAACTAATGATGGTCTTACTGTAAAACCTTTCTATACAAAAGAAGATAGAAACAACACAGCAATTAACTTACCAAAAACCGGCTTTAAAACTTGCCAAACAATCTTTATTGAAGACGAAAAAACTGCAAATACCTTTGCATTAGATGCTTTAAAAAGAGGAGCAACTGCGCTTCAATTTGTGGCAAATTATAAATTCAATTTTAAAGTATTATTGAAAGACATTCAACTTAAAGAAATTGTAGTTTATTTTAAATTTAGTTTTTTAAATGATTTTTTCATTAAAGAAATATCCGAATTTGTAAATAGTAAAACTTGTTATTTTCAATTAGATATTCTTGGACATTTTGCAGAAAGTGGTAATTGGTTTGTTAACTTAAAAGAAGATTACAAAAAGTCAAAAAATATTATAACATCTACAGAAAATTCAATTTCTGTTTCTGGAGATTTATATCAAAATTCGGGTGCAAACAACATCCAACAATTGGCTTATACTTTAGCACATGCGAACGAATATTTAAACCATTTTGGAGCTTCGATTGCTTCCAAAATTCATTTTCAGTTTTCTGTAGGTGGAAATTATTTTCATGAAATTGCTAAATTAAGAGCATTTCGTTTGCTTTGGTCTGCGCTTTTAAATGAATATAATGTTAAAGAAAAAAAGGAAATACACTTATTTGTGCAACCTTCTTTACGCAACAAAACATTGTACGATTATAATGTAAATATGTTGCGAACAACATCCGAATGTATGAGTGCAATTTTAGGTGGCGCAAATACGATTTCCAACATTTCTTATGATGCAATTTATGCAAAGAAAAATGAATTTGGAGAAAGAATTGGTAGAAATCAATTATTAATTTTACAAGAAGAAAGCGGATTTAAAAATGCCCAAAACTTTGCAGATGGAGCTTATTACATAGAATCTTTAACCCTGCAAATGGCAGAAAAAGCACTTGTTATTTTTAAACAAATAGAAAAAGGTGGTGGTTTTCTAAAACAGTTAAAAGAAGGGAATATTCAAAAAAAGATAAAACAAAGCGCTTTAAAAGAAGAAACACAGTTTGCCAAAAACGAACTTGTTCTATTAGGCACAAATTTACAAGCAAACAAACAAGATATTATGAAAGGAAATATAGAAATAGATTCTTTTGTAAAACAAAGAAATATTAAAACACTAATTCCTCCATTAATTAGAAAACGAATTTCGGAAAATCATGAAAAACAAAGATTGAAAAACGAAAAGTAG
- the scpA gene encoding methylmalonyl-CoA mutase, whose amino-acid sequence MRRKSVQNITLKKGTSKPSKSFNHEDFVAGIAPNLRGPYSTMYVRRPWTIRQYAGFSTAEESNAFYRRNLDAGQKGLSVAFDLATHRGYDSNHERVQGDVGKAGVAIDSVEDMKVLFDQIPLDKMSVSMTMNGAVLPILAFYIVAAEEQGVSPELLSGTIQNDILKEFMVRNTYIYPPAPSMRIIADIFEYTSKKMPKFNSISISGYHMQEAGATAEIELAYTLADGLEYIKKGIEAGMDIDSFAPRLSFFWAIGMDHFTEIAKLRAARMLWAKIVKEFNPKNPKSLALRTHCQTSGWSLTEQDPFNNVARTTIEAMAAAFGGTQSLHTNALDEAIALPTDFSARIARNTQIYLQQETHITKTVDPWAGSYYVEELTEKIANKAWELMEEVAELGGMTKAIEKGIPKMRIEEAAAKKQAKIDSAQDVIVGVNKYQLEKEDPLHILEVDNEAVRNSQIERLEKLKSERNTTEVKKSLVALTEAAKNKDKNLLGLAVNAARNRATLGEISDALEAVFGRHKAVHKTISGVYSKEIKEDKLFKKAKDLADKFAKLEGRRPRIMIAKLGQDGHDRGAKVVATGYADLGFDVDIGPLFQTPQEATKQAVENDVHILGISSLAAGHKTLVPQVIAELKKYEREDIMVIVGGVIPAQDYQFLFDAGAVGVFGPGTKIAQAAIDLITILIDSFVE is encoded by the coding sequence ATGAGAAGAAAATCAGTACAAAATATTACCCTTAAAAAAGGAACTTCTAAACCTTCAAAATCTTTTAATCACGAAGATTTTGTGGCAGGAATTGCCCCGAATTTGCGTGGACCTTATTCAACAATGTATGTGAGAAGACCTTGGACAATAAGACAATATGCAGGTTTTTCAACAGCAGAAGAAAGCAATGCTTTTTACCGAAGAAATTTAGATGCAGGACAAAAAGGGCTCTCTGTTGCTTTTGATTTGGCAACTCACAGAGGTTACGATTCTAACCACGAACGCGTACAAGGAGATGTTGGTAAAGCTGGAGTCGCCATAGATTCTGTGGAAGACATGAAGGTATTATTCGACCAAATTCCGTTAGATAAAATGTCTGTTTCTATGACTATGAATGGCGCTGTTTTACCCATTTTAGCTTTTTATATTGTTGCTGCAGAAGAACAAGGAGTTTCGCCAGAATTATTATCAGGTACCATACAAAACGATATTTTAAAAGAATTTATGGTGCGTAATACGTACATCTATCCTCCTGCTCCATCCATGAGAATTATTGCAGATATTTTCGAATATACCAGCAAAAAAATGCCGAAATTTAATTCGATTTCTATTTCTGGGTATCACATGCAAGAAGCTGGTGCCACTGCAGAAATTGAATTGGCATATACACTTGCAGACGGATTAGAATACATTAAAAAAGGAATTGAAGCAGGAATGGATATCGATTCTTTTGCCCCAAGATTATCATTTTTCTGGGCAATTGGTATGGATCATTTTACAGAAATCGCAAAATTAAGAGCTGCTAGAATGTTGTGGGCTAAAATTGTGAAAGAATTCAACCCCAAAAACCCAAAATCTTTAGCTCTAAGAACCCATTGCCAAACAAGTGGCTGGAGTTTAACAGAACAAGATCCGTTTAACAATGTTGCTAGAACCACCATTGAAGCCATGGCTGCTGCCTTTGGTGGCACACAAAGTTTACACACAAATGCATTGGACGAAGCCATTGCATTGCCCACAGATTTCTCTGCAAGAATCGCAAGAAATACACAAATATATTTACAGCAAGAAACACATATTACAAAAACAGTAGATCCTTGGGCTGGAAGTTATTATGTAGAAGAATTAACAGAGAAAATAGCCAATAAAGCTTGGGAATTAATGGAAGAAGTTGCAGAATTGGGTGGCATGACAAAAGCCATCGAAAAGGGAATTCCGAAAATGAGAATCGAGGAAGCAGCTGCAAAAAAACAAGCAAAAATAGATAGTGCACAAGATGTAATTGTTGGCGTAAATAAATATCAATTAGAAAAAGAAGATCCTTTACATATTTTAGAAGTTGATAATGAAGCCGTTCGAAATTCTCAAATAGAACGTTTAGAAAAATTAAAATCCGAAAGAAATACTACCGAAGTTAAAAAATCTTTAGTAGCTTTAACGGAAGCTGCAAAAAATAAAGATAAAAATTTATTAGGTTTGGCTGTAAATGCTGCAAGAAACAGAGCAACTTTAGGTGAAATTTCTGATGCTTTAGAAGCAGTTTTTGGCAGGCACAAAGCAGTTCACAAAACCATATCTGGTGTGTATAGTAAAGAAATAAAAGAAGACAAACTCTTTAAAAAAGCAAAAGATTTAGCCGATAAATTTGCCAAATTAGAAGGAAGACGTCCAAGAATTATGATTGCCAAATTAGGGCAAGATGGCCATGACAGAGGTGCAAAAGTAGTTGCAACTGGTTATGCAGATTTAGGTTTCGATGTAGATATTGGTCCACTTTTTCAAACTCCACAAGAAGCTACAAAGCAAGCTGTAGAAAACGATGTACATATTTTAGGGATTTCTTCTTTGGCTGCCGGCCATAAAACTTTAGTGCCACAAGTTATTGCAGAACTTAAAAAATACGAACGCGAAGATATTATGGTAATTGTGGGTGGCGTAATTCCTGCACAAGATTATCAGTTTTTATTTGATGCTGGTGCTGTGGGTGTTTTTGGTCCTGGAACAAAAATCGCACAAGCCGCTATAGATTTAATTACTATTTTGATTGATAGTTTTGTTGAGTAG
- the udk gene encoding uridine kinase has translation MLIIGIAGGTGSGKTTVVNQIIKQLPTDEVCVISQDSYYNATDNMVYEERAKINFDHPRAIDFDLIIKHLKALKLGKTINQPVYSFVTHNRTKDVVKTHPRKVVIVEGILILNNKELRDLFDIKIFVHAETDERLIRRLKRDISERGRDLDEVLNRYQTTLKPMHQQFIEPTKNFADLIIPYDKYNTVAIDIVRTVINERL, from the coding sequence ATGCTAATTATTGGAATTGCTGGTGGAACAGGAAGTGGAAAAACAACTGTTGTAAATCAAATTATTAAACAATTACCTACAGACGAAGTTTGTGTAATTTCACAAGATTCTTATTATAATGCCACTGATAATATGGTGTACGAAGAACGTGCGAAAATTAATTTCGACCATCCAAGAGCCATTGACTTCGATTTAATTATTAAACATTTAAAAGCGTTAAAACTTGGTAAAACAATAAACCAACCAGTATATTCTTTTGTAACGCATAATAGAACCAAAGATGTTGTAAAAACACACCCAAGAAAAGTGGTAATTGTTGAAGGAATTCTTATTTTAAATAATAAAGAATTACGAGATTTATTTGATATTAAAATTTTCGTTCATGCAGAAACAGACGAGCGTTTAATAAGAAGATTAAAAAGAGATATTTCTGAAAGAGGTAGAGATTTAGATGAAGTTTTAAATCGTTACCAAACAACTTTAAAACCTATGCATCAGCAATTTATAGAACCTACAAAAAACTTTGCAGACCTTATAATACCTTACGACAAATACAACACTGTTGCCATAGATATCGTTAGAACAGTAATTAACGAACGATTATAA
- a CDS encoding putative DNA modification/repair radical SAM protein, giving the protein MSFDRTLEKLKILADAAKYDVSCSSSGSNRANTNKGLGDSTGMGICHSYTEDGRCVSLLKILLTNHCIFDCAYCVTRKSNDVKRAAFKVQEVVDLTINFYRRNYIEGLFLSSGIFKSADYTMERLVAVAKKLRLEENFNGYIHLKSIPGASDELMREAGLYADRLSVNIEIPTKSGLKLLAPDKNFDDFIKPMDKVKNEIIQYKSEKKIIKSTPKYAPAGQSTQMIVGASGENDFQILKTSEHFYKTYNLKRVYFSGYVPISYDSRLPKIGSEVPMLRENRLYQSDWLTRFYGFQTNEIVNLNHQNLDLDIDPKLSWALRNLHEFPVDVNKADKRMLARIPGVGMKSVSKILMARKYRKLNWDHLKKIGIAFNRAQYFLVCDSKLFERRDLSAEKLKATILKNSTSKYDKLLSPQLNLFESS; this is encoded by the coding sequence ATGTCTTTCGACAGAACTTTAGAAAAGCTAAAAATATTGGCAGACGCTGCCAAGTACGATGTCTCTTGTTCCTCAAGTGGAAGTAATCGCGCAAATACCAATAAAGGTTTGGGAGATTCCACAGGAATGGGAATTTGCCATTCATATACAGAAGATGGCAGGTGTGTTTCATTACTAAAAATATTGTTGACGAACCATTGTATTTTCGATTGTGCTTATTGTGTAACCAGAAAAAGTAACGACGTAAAAAGAGCTGCTTTTAAAGTACAAGAAGTGGTAGATTTAACCATAAATTTTTACCGAAGAAATTATATTGAAGGCTTATTTTTAAGCTCTGGTATTTTTAAAAGTGCAGATTATACCATGGAACGCTTAGTAGCTGTTGCTAAAAAATTACGTTTAGAAGAAAATTTTAATGGATATATTCACTTAAAGTCTATTCCTGGAGCGTCAGACGAATTAATGAGAGAAGCTGGTTTGTATGCAGACAGGTTGAGTGTAAACATAGAAATTCCCACAAAAAGTGGATTAAAATTATTAGCACCAGACAAGAATTTCGACGATTTTATAAAACCTATGGACAAGGTTAAAAATGAAATAATTCAATATAAATCGGAAAAGAAAATTATAAAAAGTACGCCAAAATATGCTCCAGCTGGGCAAAGCACACAAATGATTGTAGGTGCAAGTGGCGAAAACGATTTTCAAATTTTAAAAACATCCGAACATTTTTATAAAACCTATAATTTAAAACGCGTCTATTTTTCGGGGTACGTTCCCATAAGTTACGACAGTCGTTTGCCAAAAATTGGTAGTGAAGTACCTATGTTGCGTGAGAACAGATTGTATCAATCAGATTGGTTAACGCGCTTTTATGGTTTTCAAACCAATGAAATTGTAAATCTAAATCACCAAAACTTAGATTTAGATATCGACCCAAAATTAAGTTGGGCATTAAGAAACTTGCATGAATTCCCTGTAGATGTAAACAAAGCAGATAAAAGAATGTTGGCAAGAATTCCTGGTGTTGGCATGAAATCTGTAAGTAAAATTTTAATGGCAAGAAAATACAGAAAACTCAATTGGGATCATTTAAAGAAAATAGGCATCGCATTTAACAGAGCACAATATTTTTTGGTTTGCGATAGTAAGTTATTTGAAAGAAGAGATTTATCCGCAGAAAAACTAAAAGCAACTATTTTAAAAAACTCTACCAGTAAATACGATAAATTGTTGAGTCCGCAATTGAATTTATTTGAGAGTAGTTAA
- a CDS encoding GH3 family domain-containing protein yields the protein MAILGNLIKGLIDLKGVFTTEVNHVENQEKVLKNLLEKAKDTQFGEKYNFDDILNSEDITKAFSDTIPYFDYNSIDKEWWHKLHKGEENVTWPGNPSYFALSSGTTGKSSKRIPVTNEMIDAIKSAGIKQVTALSNFDLPADFFEKDIMMLGSSTDLQEKDDHLEGEISGISASNIPFWFKGYYKPGEEIAKIEDWDERVQHIAENAKTWDIGALSGIPAWIELMLQKVIEHHNLENIHEIWPNLQVYTSGGVAFGPYEKSFNALLGKPITVIDTYLASEGYIATQVRPETDAMQLNTENGIYFEFVPMNPNYINADGSLHQDAPTFTLKEVEKKKDYILIISTVSGAWRYLIGDTIEFTDVEKAEIKITGRTKFFLNTVGSQLSVNKMDDAIKSLEEKFDTLIPEYTICAKRFEDGEFYHSWYLGTDVKKNKEEVATALDNFLKDANKNYKVARSKALKGVKVQLISTEKFHDWSDKNKKKGGQVKMERVMKEDKFAEWEKFVNN from the coding sequence ATGGCAATATTAGGAAATCTTATAAAAGGCTTAATCGATTTAAAAGGCGTGTTTACAACTGAAGTAAACCATGTGGAAAATCAAGAAAAAGTACTTAAAAATTTACTTGAAAAAGCGAAAGATACACAATTTGGAGAAAAATATAATTTTGATGATATCTTAAACTCAGAAGATATTACAAAAGCATTTTCAGATACAATTCCATATTTCGATTATAATAGTATCGATAAAGAATGGTGGCATAAATTACACAAAGGAGAGGAAAATGTTACTTGGCCAGGAAACCCGTCTTATTTTGCATTGAGTTCTGGAACTACTGGGAAAAGCAGTAAAAGAATTCCTGTAACAAACGAAATGATTGATGCCATAAAAAGTGCTGGAATTAAACAAGTTACAGCTTTAAGTAATTTCGATTTACCTGCAGATTTTTTCGAAAAAGATATTATGATGCTGGGAAGTTCTACAGATTTACAAGAAAAAGACGACCATTTAGAAGGAGAAATCAGTGGAATTAGTGCCAGTAACATTCCATTTTGGTTTAAAGGATATTACAAACCAGGAGAAGAAATTGCCAAAATAGAAGATTGGGACGAGCGTGTACAGCATATTGCCGAAAACGCGAAAACTTGGGATATTGGCGCGTTAAGTGGAATTCCTGCTTGGATAGAATTAATGTTGCAGAAAGTAATTGAGCATCATAATTTGGAGAACATTCACGAAATTTGGCCTAACTTACAAGTGTATACTTCTGGAGGTGTTGCTTTTGGACCTTACGAAAAAAGTTTTAACGCACTTTTAGGAAAACCAATTACGGTTATAGATACCTATTTAGCGTCTGAAGGCTACATAGCCACACAAGTAAGACCTGAAACAGATGCCATGCAATTGAATACCGAAAACGGAATTTATTTCGAATTCGTTCCTATGAATCCAAATTATATAAATGCAGACGGGTCTCTTCACCAAGATGCGCCTACATTTACTTTAAAAGAAGTCGAAAAAAAGAAAGATTATATTTTAATTATTAGTACAGTTTCTGGTGCTTGGCGTTATTTAATTGGCGATACTATCGAATTTACAGATGTAGAAAAAGCCGAAATTAAAATTACAGGTCGTACAAAATTCTTTTTAAACACGGTTGGTTCGCAGTTATCTGTCAATAAAATGGACGATGCCATAAAAAGTTTAGAAGAAAAATTCGATACGTTAATTCCAGAATATACCATTTGCGCAAAACGTTTCGAAGATGGCGAATTTTATCATTCTTGGTATTTAGGAACCGATGTAAAGAAAAACAAAGAAGAAGTTGCAACAGCCTTAGATAATTTTCTAAAAGATGCTAATAAAAATTACAAAGTTGCCAGAAGCAAGGCTTTAAAAGGCGTAAAAGTCCAGCTGATTTCTACTGAAAAATTCCACGATTGGAGCGATAAAAACAAGAAAAAAGGTGGGCAAGTAAAAATGGAACGTGTTATGAAAGAAGATAAATTTGCAGAGTGGGAAAAATTTGTGAATAATTAA
- a CDS encoding glycerophosphodiester phosphodiesterase family protein: MKKIIILLFFFASSFYAQETKTETRATTILKHLKNPSKDYILAVSHRGDWRYAPENSLPAIQRCIDLGVDIVEIDVRLTKDGHMILMHDKTVDRTTNGKGKVSNFTLAEIKQLRLKNACGVKGSIHQVPTLKEVMELAKDKILINLDKVEGETVKEAYEILKETGTIKQAIFKGRKTAKYMLDKYGDLMREIIYMPILIDNVTDAKKYVEEYSNTISPFAYEVTFPSTDSNNFKQIKYLNAKNITVLTIPLWDDLTAGHADEKVITEGPDAVWGWLINNGTNAIMTDRTAMLMEYLRSKNLHD, translated from the coding sequence ATGAAAAAAATTATAATACTATTATTCTTTTTTGCGAGCTCTTTTTATGCGCAAGAAACTAAGACAGAAACAAGAGCTACTACAATTTTGAAACATTTAAAAAACCCTTCAAAAGATTACATTTTAGCTGTTTCACATCGTGGCGATTGGCGTTACGCACCAGAAAATAGCTTACCAGCCATACAACGTTGTATAGATTTAGGGGTAGATATTGTAGAAATAGATGTTCGTCTTACAAAAGATGGGCACATGATTTTAATGCACGACAAAACTGTAGATAGAACTACCAATGGAAAAGGAAAAGTAAGTAATTTTACACTGGCAGAAATTAAACAATTACGTTTAAAAAACGCATGTGGTGTAAAAGGTTCCATACACCAAGTACCTACTTTAAAAGAAGTTATGGAGCTAGCGAAAGATAAAATTTTAATAAATTTAGATAAAGTTGAAGGCGAAACCGTAAAAGAAGCCTACGAAATCTTAAAAGAAACTGGCACCATAAAACAAGCCATTTTCAAAGGTCGTAAAACAGCAAAATATATGCTCGATAAATATGGAGATTTAATGAGAGAAATTATTTATATGCCTATTTTAATAGACAATGTTACAGATGCCAAAAAATATGTAGAAGAATATAGCAACACTATTTCACCTTTTGCTTACGAAGTTACATTTCCCTCCACAGACTCTAATAACTTTAAACAAATTAAATATTTAAATGCAAAAAACATTACAGTTCTTACCATTCCACTTTGGGACGATTTAACAGCAGGTCATGCAGACGAAAAAGTAATTACAGAAGGTCCAGATGCAGTTTGGGGATGGTTAATTAATAACGGAACCAATGCAATTATGACAGACAGAACTGCCATGTTAATGGAGTATTTAAGAAGTAAAAATCTGCATGATTAA